Proteins encoded in a region of the Mucilaginibacter sabulilitoris genome:
- a CDS encoding TolC family protein, with translation MMKRLATYAKRVNYRRHNFAANMYSKILIAFVALLAVNNAYSQLKETPPLTLTEAWRKAEENSRQIEITRKTSSIANEEIKDARMERLPDIGLLGSIEKATNMPIYENGLFSAHTQEHEIIHTLYKAGADFYLNLYNGNKLNLKIEENKLLYQITVIQNHDAISAIRYKTATLYLDLQKTMIFRKLIIKDIADQEKQLLEIKALQKNGVVLKSDVLRVELDLSRRKMALVTIENDILIATQKLNIIMGEPDDRMIVPTESDQVDQPGLSYENYLSEAMEHSFSYHISEKKTEVSKVRLNQVKANYKPKVGLYSDFSYANPQIFLFPYNPAWYSLGVAGIRVTMPLSQLYQNTHKVSAAKLEMEKEEITHKDTEDKVRQGVRAAYLRYKESLVQIDVAEVNVAHAQENARIIKNTYFNQTSLITDLLDADVQVLQTRFELAAARLMAQNKYYLLQNITGVL, from the coding sequence ATGATGAAAAGATTGGCAACTTATGCTAAACGAGTCAATTACAGGAGACATAATTTTGCCGCCAATATGTATAGTAAGATACTCATAGCATTTGTAGCCTTGTTGGCGGTTAATAACGCCTACAGCCAGTTAAAAGAAACCCCGCCCCTTACCTTAACAGAAGCCTGGCGTAAAGCTGAGGAAAACAGCAGGCAGATTGAAATTACGCGAAAAACGAGTTCCATAGCTAATGAAGAGATCAAAGACGCCAGAATGGAAAGATTGCCGGATATCGGCTTGTTGGGAAGTATTGAAAAAGCTACCAATATGCCTATTTATGAGAATGGTCTTTTCTCGGCGCACACCCAGGAACATGAGATCATCCATACATTGTACAAGGCCGGGGCCGACTTTTACCTGAACCTTTATAATGGCAATAAACTGAACCTTAAAATTGAAGAAAATAAGTTATTGTACCAGATAACGGTGATACAAAATCATGATGCAATTTCTGCCATCAGGTATAAAACTGCCACCCTTTACCTTGATCTTCAGAAAACGATGATATTCCGGAAACTGATCATCAAGGACATCGCCGACCAGGAAAAGCAGTTGCTTGAAATAAAGGCGCTGCAAAAAAACGGCGTGGTGCTTAAAAGCGATGTGCTGCGTGTTGAGCTCGATCTGTCCAGGCGGAAGATGGCCCTGGTAACCATAGAAAATGATATTCTTATCGCTACGCAAAAACTCAATATTATAATGGGCGAACCGGACGACCGCATGATCGTCCCAACGGAATCTGATCAGGTTGATCAGCCGGGCCTATCCTATGAAAACTATCTTTCTGAAGCCATGGAGCACTCTTTTTCTTACCACATTTCTGAAAAGAAAACAGAGGTCAGCAAGGTTCGTCTAAACCAGGTTAAGGCTAACTATAAACCTAAAGTGGGCTTATACAGCGATTTTTCATACGCCAATCCCCAGATATTTCTTTTTCCATATAATCCGGCCTGGTATTCACTTGGTGTTGCCGGTATAAGAGTAACAATGCCCCTCTCGCAGCTTTACCAAAATACACATAAAGTGAGCGCAGCGAAGCTGGAGATGGAGAAAGAAGAAATTACGCACAAAGATACCGAAGATAAGGTAAGGCAAGGGGTCAGAGCAGCCTATTTGCGGTATAAAGAATCGTTAGTTCAAATTGATGTGGCAGAAGTGAATGTGGCCCATGCCCAGGAAAATGCCCGTATTATCAAAAATACCTACTTCAACCAAACCTCATTAATTACCGATCTGCTTGATGCCGATGTACAGGTACTGCAAACGCGCTTTGAACTGGCTGCAGCACGCCTTATGGCGCAAAACAAATATTATTTACTTCAGAACATAACCGGGGTACTTTAA
- a CDS encoding AraC family transcriptional regulator, whose amino-acid sequence MTKIGLTASLPEIDNRPDSVFVMHERSEKLIPFHRHTKGQLSYVEGGLAYITTENKTYVVPARHYFWIPQGLVHELRVGIFATALRSLYFYSADDHANEFYSKLGIYPASELLIQMINYTERWDERHLSNGDHNFEFLVAMKNMLPTLNKRSLPIMLPNTEHVLMQKIMKYIQDHIGQKLIIADISEHFAMSERSLSRLFQAQLHISFLQYVKTLRMITAIEMIVKTQKPIADIAFEVGYAAVASFSDTFYDFTSSRPSDLRRR is encoded by the coding sequence ATGACAAAAATTGGACTTACAGCTTCCCTGCCTGAAATTGACAACAGGCCCGATTCGGTTTTCGTAATGCATGAAAGATCAGAGAAACTGATTCCCTTTCATAGGCATACCAAAGGGCAGTTGAGTTATGTGGAAGGAGGGTTAGCCTATATCACCACCGAAAACAAAACATATGTGGTGCCCGCGAGGCATTATTTTTGGATTCCGCAGGGTTTGGTTCACGAATTGCGGGTTGGGATTTTTGCCACGGCTTTAAGATCCCTTTATTTTTATTCGGCCGATGATCATGCTAATGAATTTTACAGTAAGCTTGGTATTTATCCGGCCAGCGAACTGCTGATCCAGATGATCAATTATACGGAGCGTTGGGATGAACGGCACCTCAGTAATGGGGATCATAATTTCGAGTTTCTGGTAGCCATGAAAAATATGCTGCCCACTTTGAATAAAAGATCGCTGCCAATTATGTTACCCAACACCGAACATGTATTAATGCAAAAGATCATGAAGTACATTCAGGATCATATTGGCCAAAAGTTAATTATAGCTGATATAAGTGAACATTTTGCGATGAGCGAACGTTCATTGTCACGCTTGTTCCAGGCACAACTGCATATTTCGTTTCTTCAATATGTTAAGACGCTTCGTATGATAACGGCTATAGAAATGATCGTTAAAACACAAAAACCTATTGCTGATATTGCTTTTGAGGTTGGATACGCTGCTGTCGCATCATTTAGCGATACGTTTTATGATTTTACTTCATCGCGCCCCTCTGATTTGAGAAGGCGCTAA
- a CDS encoding SusC/RagA family TonB-linked outer membrane protein, whose protein sequence is MKFYCDGRGTPFPKVSYYSIRTKLLCCLLVLLSLNSNTFAVANSSVTALSNSFDDIKVHGVVTDSKGTTLPGVSIKIKGTNKGTITDMNGAYSITAPASGVLVFTFIGFASQELAVKAENTVNVKLLEASNSLDAVVVVGYGTQSKRLVTGAISKVDLAQTRSLPNTNVTEALRGRVAGVQFTSNGRPGQNGSILIRGPRSLSGGNDPLIVVDGIFFNGNLSDINPNDIESIDVLKDASAAAIYGSRAANGVILVTSKKGTSDKPVVTLNSYYGVSEIARTIKLLSPERYIEKTLDYLKESGQAVKPDIADNLTSVEAENYRAGKSLDPWQEATQDASISSVDLSVAGKSGKTSFYNSASYTNEKGLMYNDNQKRITLRSNIENQVNDWLKIGMTATFVNRDLSGISADLNSLYYSSPYGNWFYPDGQPTQFSVTTETISGNPLRSSILTTNSEVSQNLFSNFYGIVNIPAIKGLSYRVNFSPNYRWDHNYNAVRQDIHVTNNTKSASKFNQQSYDYVLENIVTYNRRINDDHYFDVTLLYGRNRNRFENTTATASQLSTDALGYNSLTFGGIQTVASAAQDVNGISSMARINYNYKEKYLVTLTARRDGSSVFAKNNKYATFPSAAIGWIASEEGFLKDSKTISLLKFKLSYGAVGNQAISPYQSISLSNTNNYVYGNPGITALGVYPANMANDNLKWETTYTSNLAVDFGLFNNRINGTVEVYNSDTKNLLVRRIIPVMTGYTSVQANLGATNNKGIDIAINTVNVKSSKFEWLSNFTVSMNKNKIVHLYRSDVNGDGKEDDDLANNWFIGHPITSYFDYVFNGIYQQGDAIPANSQPGFVRLKDLNGDGVINASDRTIVGSGGQPKFRGGIGNTFNYSGFSLYVFVNAMLGWTSDFILLDPNSTRSENSPGRALNQIDAGWWTPENKSATRPSLVYTNTAGHNYYVSRNFARIQDVSLSYNFPKKITDRLKLGSLRAYVSGKNLYTFTNYPGSDPEIITATGTAANIKANMYPLARTISFGFNVGF, encoded by the coding sequence ATGAAATTTTATTGTGATGGGAGAGGTACGCCCTTTCCAAAGGTATCTTATTACTCAATCCGGACGAAGCTTTTATGCTGCCTGCTTGTGCTTTTGTCGTTAAATTCAAACACTTTTGCCGTTGCGAACTCTTCTGTAACGGCACTTAGCAATTCTTTTGATGATATCAAAGTACATGGCGTAGTTACAGATTCAAAAGGTACTACTTTACCGGGTGTGAGCATCAAAATTAAAGGCACCAACAAAGGTACCATAACCGATATGAACGGTGCTTATTCCATAACTGCCCCTGCATCCGGCGTATTGGTCTTTACGTTTATCGGCTTTGCTTCGCAGGAATTAGCTGTTAAAGCCGAAAACACGGTAAACGTTAAGCTGCTGGAGGCAAGTAACTCATTAGATGCCGTAGTGGTGGTTGGCTACGGCACACAATCAAAAAGATTGGTGACCGGTGCAATTTCAAAGGTTGATTTAGCACAAACCAGGAGTTTACCAAACACCAATGTTACCGAAGCTTTAAGAGGTCGGGTTGCCGGTGTTCAGTTTACATCAAACGGACGCCCGGGGCAAAACGGATCTATCCTCATTCGCGGGCCACGGTCATTAAGCGGCGGTAATGATCCCCTGATTGTTGTTGACGGGATATTTTTTAATGGGAACTTAAGCGATATTAACCCTAATGACATCGAATCTATTGATGTTTTGAAAGATGCGAGTGCCGCTGCAATTTATGGTTCAAGGGCAGCCAATGGCGTAATCCTGGTTACATCAAAAAAGGGAACTTCAGACAAACCGGTAGTTACGCTTAATTCTTATTATGGAGTTTCGGAAATAGCCCGGACAATAAAATTATTATCGCCAGAGCGCTATATTGAAAAAACATTAGATTATTTAAAAGAATCCGGGCAAGCGGTTAAACCCGATATAGCTGATAACCTTACTTCTGTTGAAGCGGAAAACTACCGTGCGGGAAAAAGCCTCGATCCCTGGCAGGAAGCTACCCAGGATGCCAGCATTTCTTCGGTTGATCTGAGCGTCGCAGGCAAATCAGGAAAAACATCATTTTATAATTCGGCCTCTTATACCAATGAAAAAGGGCTGATGTATAATGACAATCAAAAGCGCATTACTCTCAGAAGCAATATTGAAAACCAGGTTAATGACTGGCTGAAAATCGGTATGACAGCAACGTTTGTCAACCGCGATTTGTCGGGCATAAGTGCCGATCTGAATAGCCTTTATTATAGCAGCCCTTACGGTAACTGGTTTTATCCAGACGGGCAGCCCACGCAGTTTTCTGTAACCACCGAAACCATTTCGGGTAATCCTTTACGGTCGTCAATATTAACCACCAATTCAGAGGTTTCCCAAAACCTGTTCAGCAATTTCTATGGTATTGTTAACATCCCTGCCATCAAGGGATTATCTTACCGGGTAAATTTTTCTCCAAATTACCGTTGGGATCATAATTACAACGCGGTACGGCAGGATATCCACGTGACCAATAATACCAAATCGGCAAGCAAGTTTAACCAGCAATCTTATGATTATGTGTTGGAAAACATTGTGACCTATAACAGGCGAATAAATGATGACCATTACTTTGATGTTACATTGCTTTACGGCCGTAACCGTAACCGTTTTGAAAATACTACCGCTACTGCATCGCAATTAAGTACAGATGCATTGGGATATAACAGCCTTACTTTTGGCGGCATACAAACTGTAGCCTCCGCAGCCCAGGATGTAAACGGTATTTCTTCCATGGCGCGTATCAATTATAATTACAAAGAGAAATATCTGGTAACCCTTACCGCCAGGCGTGATGGCAGTTCGGTATTTGCGAAGAATAATAAGTATGCTACGTTCCCTTCTGCCGCTATCGGGTGGATTGCATCTGAGGAAGGTTTTTTGAAGGATAGCAAAACAATCAGTTTGTTAAAATTCAAGCTGTCTTATGGTGCTGTAGGTAACCAGGCTATCAGCCCATATCAATCCATCAGTTTGTCCAATACAAACAACTATGTGTATGGCAATCCGGGAATTACTGCACTGGGCGTTTATCCGGCAAATATGGCTAATGACAATTTGAAATGGGAAACTACCTATACTTCCAATCTGGCCGTTGATTTTGGTTTGTTCAATAACCGCATAAACGGTACCGTTGAGGTTTATAACAGCGATACAAAAAACCTGCTGGTGCGCAGAATTATTCCGGTGATGACCGGTTACACTAGCGTTCAGGCTAATTTGGGTGCTACTAACAATAAAGGTATTGATATAGCCATTAATACCGTAAATGTTAAAAGCTCAAAATTTGAATGGCTGTCGAACTTCACGGTTTCCATGAACAAGAACAAGATTGTTCATTTGTACCGTTCAGATGTTAACGGCGATGGTAAGGAAGATGATGACCTGGCCAACAATTGGTTTATCGGGCATCCGATCACTTCTTATTTTGACTATGTTTTTAATGGCATTTACCAGCAGGGCGATGCTATACCCGCGAACTCCCAACCCGGTTTTGTGCGTTTAAAAGATTTAAACGGCGATGGGGTAATTAATGCCAGTGACCGCACGATTGTTGGTTCAGGCGGGCAGCCGAAGTTCAGGGGAGGTATAGGTAATACCTTTAACTATAGCGGTTTCAGCCTTTATGTATTTGTTAATGCCATGCTGGGCTGGACCTCTGATTTCATCCTGCTTGATCCGAACTCTACCCGTAGCGAAAACTCACCGGGCCGCGCCTTGAACCAGATTGATGCGGGCTGGTGGACTCCGGAAAACAAATCAGCCACCCGACCATCATTGGTTTATACCAATACCGCCGGGCACAATTATTATGTAAGCCGAAATTTTGCCAGGATCCAGGATGTTTCATTGAGCTACAATTTCCCCAAAAAAATAACCGACAGGTTAAAACTGGGTAGCTTAAGAGCCTACGTCAGCGGTAAAAACCTATACACATTTACCAATTACCCGGGCTCTGATCCTGAAATTATTACGGCCACCGGTACCGCCGCAAACATTAAAGCAAATATGTACCCGCTGGCCCGTACAATCTCCTTTGGTTTCAACGTGGGTTTTTAA
- a CDS encoding dihydrodipicolinate synthase family protein produces the protein MTENAKKFIPVMLTPFTDNGVIDFNLLTKLTEFYLAAGAKGLFANCLSSEMFELSDEERIAITEHVVRISNGKVPVVATGTFARTLHEQTNFIKRIYNTGIQSVILTSGILVNEDEPDQVLEDKFYDILNATDRIPFGLYECPVPYKRLIAPELLKKFMVTNRLNYFKDTSLDIEQVKQKAAVGIGYDFGLYDAYIVHAVESLKSGSAGLSCIQGNFFPELIVWLCDNFDNNSLQQQVQLVQNFLTNHMDVMHDIYPTAAKLYLNFRGLDITGFSRRKTGAITNQQMAKLQKLYKDYANLESALSLTSVL, from the coding sequence ATGACCGAAAACGCAAAAAAATTTATACCCGTAATGCTTACACCATTTACTGACAATGGTGTAATTGACTTTAATTTGCTTACCAAGCTTACAGAATTTTATCTCGCAGCCGGGGCGAAAGGTCTGTTTGCAAATTGTTTATCAAGTGAAATGTTTGAGTTATCAGATGAAGAACGGATTGCCATTACAGAACATGTTGTTAGGATTTCAAACGGAAAGGTACCTGTAGTAGCCACAGGAACCTTTGCCCGTACACTTCATGAACAAACAAATTTTATTAAACGAATATACAATACCGGCATTCAGAGTGTGATTTTGACTTCGGGGATATTGGTAAATGAAGATGAACCCGATCAGGTTTTGGAAGACAAATTTTATGACATCCTCAACGCTACTGATCGGATACCATTTGGACTTTATGAATGTCCGGTCCCTTATAAAAGATTAATTGCTCCGGAGTTGCTCAAAAAGTTTATGGTAACCAACCGGCTTAATTATTTTAAAGATACTTCGCTGGATATTGAGCAGGTTAAACAAAAAGCGGCAGTGGGTATAGGCTATGACTTTGGTTTGTACGATGCGTATATCGTTCACGCGGTTGAGTCATTAAAATCGGGTTCTGCAGGTTTGTCATGTATCCAGGGTAACTTTTTTCCGGAGCTTATTGTATGGCTTTGTGACAACTTTGATAACAATTCATTACAACAGCAAGTGCAACTTGTCCAAAACTTCCTCACAAATCATATGGACGTTATGCATGATATATACCCGACGGCAGCGAAATTGTATTTGAATTTTAGGGGACTTGATATCACCGGTTTTTCAAGGAGAAAAACAGGCGCGATAACCAACCAGCAGATGGCAAAACTGCAAAAACTTTATAAAGATTATGCTAATCTGGAAAGTGCGCTATCGCTCACCAGTGTATTGTAA
- a CDS encoding HlyD family secretion protein: MKKKYTVTDRIITKITGWIAGVTMIALAIWAAFTLWGYYKYEQTNDAQVQEYVNPVISRAGGFIVAVKFEENQPVKKGDTLLVIDNREYTLQVAQTKAAIQKAEAQLRVLESNTYTMQKNAGSAKAQIKASAAKLWKQQLDFDRYSRLYKEESATKQQLENVQATLDVNNSDYQAARENYGAAESKINDIAAEMTVLKAEIVRLKALLDRNMLDVEYTVIRASYDGRMGRRTVEVGQMINVGEVLAYIVDNETDKWVVANYKETQIANMRIGDTVQFVADAFPDQKFKGTIISLSPATGSSFSLLPPDNSTGNYVKIVQRVPVRIRVDAQKTQLAMLKVGMNVNVYVPKNQRRHG; encoded by the coding sequence ATGAAAAAGAAATATACCGTAACAGATCGTATCATTACCAAAATCACCGGCTGGATAGCCGGTGTCACTATGATAGCCTTAGCCATTTGGGCGGCATTTACGCTTTGGGGTTATTATAAGTATGAGCAAACCAACGACGCGCAGGTACAGGAATATGTTAATCCGGTTATTTCCCGCGCAGGTGGCTTTATAGTTGCCGTAAAGTTTGAAGAAAATCAACCGGTAAAAAAAGGCGACACGTTGTTGGTTATCGATAACAGGGAATACACGTTACAGGTCGCACAAACCAAAGCGGCCATACAAAAAGCCGAGGCACAACTAAGGGTTTTAGAAAGCAACACTTATACCATGCAAAAAAATGCGGGCTCGGCAAAAGCGCAAATTAAAGCCAGCGCAGCAAAGCTTTGGAAACAGCAACTTGATTTTGACCGTTATTCACGCCTTTATAAGGAAGAGTCTGCAACTAAACAACAATTGGAAAATGTGCAGGCAACACTGGACGTGAATAACAGCGACTACCAGGCTGCCCGGGAAAATTATGGAGCGGCAGAATCAAAGATAAATGACATTGCTGCCGAAATGACTGTTTTAAAGGCAGAGATCGTACGGTTAAAAGCCTTGCTTGACCGAAATATGCTTGATGTAGAATATACCGTTATACGGGCATCCTATGATGGCAGAATGGGGCGCCGTACGGTAGAGGTGGGCCAAATGATCAATGTTGGTGAAGTGCTGGCTTATATAGTTGACAACGAAACTGATAAATGGGTGGTAGCCAATTATAAAGAAACCCAGATTGCCAACATGCGGATAGGTGATACCGTACAATTCGTTGCCGATGCATTTCCCGACCAGAAGTTTAAAGGCACCATCATTTCATTGTCGCCGGCAACTGGTTCCAGTTTTTCTTTACTGCCACCGGATAACTCTACCGGTAATTATGTGAAGATTGTTCAGCGCGTTCCGGTACGAATCAGGGTAGATGCGCAAAAAACACAACTGGCGATGCTCAAGGTTGGGATGAACGTAAACGTTTATGTACCCAAAAATCAGCGCCGCCATGGATAG
- a CDS encoding RagB/SusD family nutrient uptake outer membrane protein, which yields MKKITITLGCCMLLLGAATSCKKSVLDEKAIAQLSSDVNFKTKVGFDNAITGLIFAARDEFNGEDLGRWYDMDLGTDIGTTGQEQTTNFRNYTTFLVPSSAAASSYWNWAYTQMILRANTIIEYAEKPESAGIFANDAEKNSYIAEAKFFRAYTYNTLANLYGGAVIVDRTYQSPKTDFTRSTRQATYDFARADAEFASQWLPVTVTPAREGHIVKGAADHLLTEIYLSLQQYDKAIESASKVIDGGTYHLMTNRFGVNANLPGDVYSDLFIEGNQNRSAGNMESIYVWEFENLVTGGGGSTGRNNTIRGWVPALWNLKDPAGASGMSIVDSLGRGVAYVRPTTYFLYNLWKDNAQNDIRNSKYNIRRTLYYNNPASTYFGKPVEPRTTQEDTMRNVYPYLRKLEGKPWQGDNTSGGTGKDFIVYRLAETYLLRAEAYMKKGDNTKAAADINAVRNRSNAKSISPSDVTMDYILDERARELITEERRRLTLSRVGKLVERTKKYQTRADVVSTIQNFHELYPIPQSAIDANFSAKLEQNPGY from the coding sequence ATGAAAAAGATTACTATAACATTAGGTTGTTGCATGCTCCTGCTTGGCGCTGCCACCTCCTGTAAAAAATCTGTTCTGGATGAAAAAGCTATTGCTCAATTATCATCAGATGTGAATTTTAAAACGAAGGTGGGGTTTGATAACGCCATAACCGGACTGATTTTTGCTGCCCGTGATGAGTTTAACGGCGAAGATTTGGGCAGATGGTATGATATGGACTTAGGTACAGACATAGGGACTACCGGTCAGGAACAAACAACCAACTTCCGTAATTATACTACATTTCTTGTGCCTTCTTCGGCTGCTGCCAGCAGCTATTGGAACTGGGCTTATACCCAAATGATACTGCGGGCCAATACCATTATTGAATATGCCGAAAAACCGGAGTCGGCTGGCATTTTTGCAAATGATGCAGAAAAAAATTCCTACATAGCCGAAGCTAAATTTTTCAGGGCCTATACCTATAATACGCTCGCCAACTTATATGGCGGAGCTGTTATTGTTGATCGTACCTACCAGTCTCCGAAAACTGATTTTACGAGGTCTACCCGTCAGGCAACTTATGATTTTGCACGCGCTGATGCGGAGTTTGCGTCGCAGTGGTTACCAGTTACGGTTACTCCGGCCCGTGAAGGTCATATTGTAAAGGGCGCAGCAGATCATCTGTTAACAGAAATTTATCTCTCCTTACAGCAATATGATAAGGCCATTGAAAGTGCCTCTAAAGTAATTGATGGCGGTACGTATCATTTAATGACCAATCGTTTTGGCGTGAACGCTAATTTACCGGGAGATGTATATTCGGATCTGTTTATTGAAGGGAACCAGAACCGTAGTGCTGGCAATATGGAATCTATTTATGTTTGGGAATTTGAAAACCTGGTAACCGGCGGCGGCGGCTCTACCGGTAGAAACAATACCATCCGCGGATGGGTACCGGCTTTGTGGAATTTAAAAGACCCGGCCGGGGCCAGCGGTATGAGCATTGTTGATAGTTTAGGGCGCGGCGTAGCTTATGTGCGGCCAACCACTTATTTCCTGTATAATTTGTGGAAGGATAATGCCCAAAATGATATCAGGAATTCTAAATATAATATTCGCCGTACATTGTATTATAATAATCCGGCTTCTACTTATTTTGGCAAACCCGTCGAGCCGCGGACTACCCAGGAAGATACGATGCGTAATGTGTACCCATACCTGAGAAAGTTGGAGGGGAAACCATGGCAGGGGGATAATACCTCAGGAGGTACCGGTAAAGACTTTATCGTTTACAGACTGGCAGAAACCTACCTGCTCCGGGCCGAGGCTTATATGAAAAAGGGCGATAACACAAAAGCTGCGGCAGATATCAACGCGGTCAGGAACAGATCAAACGCCAAATCAATTTCTCCGTCTGATGTTACAATGGATTATATTTTAGATGAAAGAGCAAGGGAACTGATCACAGAGGAGAGAAGAAGGTTAACTTTGAGCCGGGTTGGAAAACTGGTGGAAAGAACTAAAAAGTATCAAACCAGGGCAGATGTGGTTTCCACCATTCAAAACTTTCATGAATTATATCCAATTCCGCAATCAGCAATTGATGCAAATTTTAGCGCTAAACTGGAGCAGAACCCTGGTTATTGA
- a CDS encoding sialidase family protein, which yields MPRKIIMLLPLCMLLATATGLKAQEQWKVVKQELVFDNPPFKQCHASTITEIKTGELLLACFGGSQEGKKDVSIWFTKLNKEDKGKPEIIADGVQHDSVRFASWNPVLFKTKKGKVFLFYKVGPNPREWWGMFKTSDDEGKTWSQATRLPEGILGPIKNKPIQLANGTILAPSSVEEQDGRWKVHLEKSTDMGKTWEFIPVDTTSFDVIQPSILSYGNKKLQILCRSRQGNVIQAWSEDNGDTWGKLSKTELLNPNSGTDAVTLKDGKQLIVYNPDVPGKDWFNGRAKLRVACSADGLIWKDIAVLENGTKEEYSYPAIIQTKDGLIHITYTFDRKNIKHVVLQEGK from the coding sequence ATGCCGAGAAAAATAATAATGCTATTGCCTTTATGCATGCTTTTGGCGACCGCCACAGGTTTAAAGGCACAAGAGCAATGGAAGGTTGTGAAGCAGGAGCTGGTTTTTGATAACCCTCCGTTTAAACAATGCCATGCCTCTACCATTACCGAAATAAAAACAGGGGAGCTTTTGCTCGCCTGTTTTGGTGGTTCGCAGGAGGGTAAAAAGGATGTGAGTATATGGTTCACTAAACTGAACAAAGAAGACAAAGGTAAACCCGAAATTATAGCCGATGGTGTGCAGCATGATAGCGTCCGTTTTGCATCCTGGAATCCCGTACTGTTTAAAACAAAAAAAGGTAAGGTGTTTTTATTTTATAAAGTAGGCCCTAATCCGAGGGAGTGGTGGGGAATGTTCAAAACATCTGACGATGAAGGCAAAACCTGGTCGCAGGCAACCCGGCTTCCAGAAGGAATTTTAGGGCCGATAAAAAACAAGCCGATTCAGTTGGCCAACGGTACTATTTTGGCGCCTTCCAGTGTCGAAGAACAAGACGGCCGTTGGAAGGTTCATTTAGAAAAGTCGACCGATATGGGCAAAACATGGGAGTTTATCCCTGTTGATACCACATCGTTTGACGTTATTCAGCCCAGTATTTTGTCATATGGCAACAAAAAGTTGCAAATTTTATGCAGGAGCAGACAGGGTAATGTGATCCAGGCCTGGTCGGAAGATAATGGCGATACCTGGGGTAAGCTGTCTAAAACCGAATTATTGAACCCCAATTCCGGTACAGATGCAGTAACCCTGAAGGATGGCAAACAACTGATTGTTTACAATCCTGATGTGCCCGGTAAAGACTGGTTTAATGGAAGAGCAAAGCTGCGGGTAGCCTGTTCTGCGGATGGATTGATCTGGAAAGATATTGCTGTTTTGGAAAACGGAACCAAAGAAGAATACAGCTATCCGGCTATTATTCAAACAAAAGATGGTCTTATTCACATCACCTATACTTTCGACCGTAAAAACATCAAGCACGTGGTTTTACAGGAAGGGAAATAA